Proteins found in one Crassostrea angulata isolate pt1a10 chromosome 3, ASM2561291v2, whole genome shotgun sequence genomic segment:
- the LOC128175542 gene encoding semaphorin-2A-like isoform X2, protein MAVRISVRCRVMDFVTHCVFFLLYMTALGQAQKSNHFKEKDLMIHTFLNPSIRNYSYLYIDNATGSLFVGARNRLVQLSLININASDSVKILEVPASESNRKPCFFNGKSNEYCQNYIKYVVRVDNLTLSFCGTDANTPSQYTAAYNVTTGSYEFTSKSSKATACPRDPKDNTTAVYVRTGNPGDLPALYAATINDNGKATISRPELITSDSTKLSDKLENADPLHWLNEPQFVASFEVDDVVYFFFREIAVEFTGFMKKIVSRVAQVCKKDLGGSSLLVNKWTTYQKARLNCSLPGTFPFYFDEIQDVQLVNDTFYALFISSANGSSGSAICAFTVQSVKDRFADRVYKYRETLTSVYSPLPAEKIPADSSPGKCIENSKTLKDVEENFMMEYPLKDAPVQQKGGAPLVFLDDIQMHVLQIDKERSQQGGSLILYAGSNTGDVYKIHSWDSGKKQAIATVFSPLTSYEGIRDMKFLNDTLYISTDSSVKQFGVVVCDKYNKVDACLYDPYCTWKGSIFAGVCQVRKPGMPQVFDSKGLNIIGQNTKSGFINKFPMNLYTHESIPKLMEDYFKKAGEDITDRSVGRGLSTTLPHYYPFTLDGKKVTWRHNKTNEEVKLDTNNMKTCNQDLVLSRATEKDEGTYVAYLGDRKLNTVKVTLLISNEDMENAWKARFTEWCEVFDQVKKYSASCNQGSC, encoded by the exons ATTTGATGATACACACATTCCTGAATCCTAGCATCAGGAACTACAGTTATTTATATATTGACAATGCCACAGGGTCATTATTTGTTGGTGCTAG gAACCGTTTAGTACAGTTGagtttaattaatatcaatgcTTCAGATAGCGTG AAAATACTAGAAGTTCCAGCTTCTGAATCAAATAGGAAACCATGTTTTTTCAATGGAAAGTCTAAT gAATACTGTCAGAATTATATAAAGTACGTCGTGCGAGTGGACAACCTCACTCTGTCTTTCTGTGGTACAGATGCCAATACTCCATCACAGTACACGGCAGCGTACAAT GTAACTACAGGTTCTTATGAATTTACCAGTAAATCATCCAAGGCCACAGCCTGTCCTCGTGATCCCAAAGACAACACTACAGCAGTCTATGTCA GAACTGGTAATCCGGGTGACCTGCCTGCTCTCTATGCAGCAACAATCAATGACAATGGAAAGGCCACCATCTCTAGACCCGAACTGATCACGTCTGATTCGACTAAATTAAGCGATAAGCTTGAGAATGCTGATCCTCTTCACTGGCTCAATG AGCCCCAGTTTGTGGCATCCTTTGAAGTTGAtgatgttgtttatttcttcttcCGAGAAATTGCAGTAGAATTCACtggttttatgaaaaaaattgtatctaGAGTGGCACAGGTCTGTAAG AAAGACCTGGGAGGAAGTAGTTTACTTGTCAACAAATGGACAACATATCAGAAAGCCAGACTTAACTGTTCCTTACCGGGAACATTTCCATTTTACTTTGATGAAATTC AGGATGTTCAGTTGGTGAATGACACTTTTTATGCATTGTTCATCTCGTCTGC GAATGGGTCGTCAGGCTCAGCTATCTGTGCCTTCACTGTGCAGTCTGTCAAGGACCGGTTTGCTGACCGAGTGTACAAGTACAGAGAGACCTTGACCTCTGTCTATTCCCCCCTTCCCGCAGAAAAGATCCCTGCCGACAGCTCTCCCGGCAAG TGTATTGAGAATTCAAAGACCCTGAAGGACGTTGAGGAGAACTTTATGATGGAGTATCCACTGAAGGATGCCCCTGTACAACAGAAGGGGGGTGCTCCCCTCGTCTTCTTGGACGACATTCAGATGCATGTGCTGCAGATAGACAAAGAGCGAAGTCAACAGGGAGGGTCCCTCATATTGTATGCTGGCTcca ACACTGGTGATGTGTACAAGATTCACTCATGGGACAGCGGCAAGAAACAGGCTATAGCTACTGTGTTCTCTCCCCTGACCAGCTATGAGGGCATCCGGGATATGAAGTTCCTG AATGATACTCTGTACATCAGCACAGACTCGTCTGTCAAACAGTTTGGTGTGGTTGTGTGCGACAAGTACAACAAGGTTGACGCCTGTCTCTATGACCCATACTGCACCTGGAAAGGCAGCATCTTCGCCGGAGTTTGTCAAGTCAGGAAACCAGG CATGCCTCAGGTTTTTGATAGTAAAGGATTAAATATCATTGGACAAAACACCAAAAgtggtttcatcaataaatttcc TATGAATTTATACACTCATGAGAGCATTCCAAAGCTAATGGAAGATTACTTCAAGAAAGCAGGAGAAGACATAACCGATAGAAGTG TTGGCCGTGGATTGTCCACCACTCTGCCCCATTACTATCCTTTTACCTTGGATGGAAAGAAGGTGACATGGCgacataacaaaacaaatgaggAAGTGAAGTTGGATACAAACAATATGAAGACATGTAACCAGGATCTGGTTCTGTCTCGAGCTACAGAGAAGGATGAAGGAACATACGTTGCTTATCTTGGAGACAGAAAGCTTAATACAGTGAAAGTTACATTGCTGATTT CAAACGAGGACATGGAGAATGCCTGGAAAGCTAGGTTTACAGAGTGGTGTGAAGTCTTTGATCAGGTGAAAAAATACTCTGCCAGCTGCAATCAAGGATCTTGCTAA
- the LOC128175542 gene encoding semaphorin-2A-like isoform X1, translating into MAVRISVRCRVMDFVTHCVFFLLYMTALGQAQKSNHFKEKDLMIHTFLNPSIRNYSYLYIDNATGSLFVGARNRLVQLSLININASDSVKILEVPASESNRKPCFFNGKSNEYCQNYIKYVVRVDNLTLSFCGTDANTPSQYTAAYNVTTGSYEFTSKSSKATACPRDPKDNTTAVYVRTGNPGDLPALYAATINDNGKATISRPELITSDSTKLSDKLENADPLHWLNEPQFVASFEVDDVVYFFFREIAVEFTGFMKKIVSRVAQVCKKDLGGSSLLVNKWTTYQKARLNCSLPGTFPFYFDEIQDVQLVNDTFYALFISSANGSSGSAICAFTVQSVKDRFADRVYKYRETLTSVYSPLPAEKIPADSSPGKCIENSKTLKDVEENFMMEYPLKDAPVQQKGGAPLVFLDDIQMHVLQIDKERSQQGGSLILYAGSNTGDVYKIHSWDSGKKQAIATVFSPLTSYEGIRDMKFLNDTLYISTDSSVKQFGVVVCDKYNKVDACLYDPYCTWKGSIFAGVCQVRKPGMNLYTHESIPKLMEDYFKKAGEDITDRSVGRGLSTTLPHYYPFTLDGKKVTWRHNKTNEEVKLDTNNMKTCNQDLVLSRATEKDEGTYVAYLGDRKLNTVKVTLLISNEDMENAWKARFTEWCEVFDQVKKYSASCNQGSC; encoded by the exons ATTTGATGATACACACATTCCTGAATCCTAGCATCAGGAACTACAGTTATTTATATATTGACAATGCCACAGGGTCATTATTTGTTGGTGCTAG gAACCGTTTAGTACAGTTGagtttaattaatatcaatgcTTCAGATAGCGTG AAAATACTAGAAGTTCCAGCTTCTGAATCAAATAGGAAACCATGTTTTTTCAATGGAAAGTCTAAT gAATACTGTCAGAATTATATAAAGTACGTCGTGCGAGTGGACAACCTCACTCTGTCTTTCTGTGGTACAGATGCCAATACTCCATCACAGTACACGGCAGCGTACAAT GTAACTACAGGTTCTTATGAATTTACCAGTAAATCATCCAAGGCCACAGCCTGTCCTCGTGATCCCAAAGACAACACTACAGCAGTCTATGTCA GAACTGGTAATCCGGGTGACCTGCCTGCTCTCTATGCAGCAACAATCAATGACAATGGAAAGGCCACCATCTCTAGACCCGAACTGATCACGTCTGATTCGACTAAATTAAGCGATAAGCTTGAGAATGCTGATCCTCTTCACTGGCTCAATG AGCCCCAGTTTGTGGCATCCTTTGAAGTTGAtgatgttgtttatttcttcttcCGAGAAATTGCAGTAGAATTCACtggttttatgaaaaaaattgtatctaGAGTGGCACAGGTCTGTAAG AAAGACCTGGGAGGAAGTAGTTTACTTGTCAACAAATGGACAACATATCAGAAAGCCAGACTTAACTGTTCCTTACCGGGAACATTTCCATTTTACTTTGATGAAATTC AGGATGTTCAGTTGGTGAATGACACTTTTTATGCATTGTTCATCTCGTCTGC GAATGGGTCGTCAGGCTCAGCTATCTGTGCCTTCACTGTGCAGTCTGTCAAGGACCGGTTTGCTGACCGAGTGTACAAGTACAGAGAGACCTTGACCTCTGTCTATTCCCCCCTTCCCGCAGAAAAGATCCCTGCCGACAGCTCTCCCGGCAAG TGTATTGAGAATTCAAAGACCCTGAAGGACGTTGAGGAGAACTTTATGATGGAGTATCCACTGAAGGATGCCCCTGTACAACAGAAGGGGGGTGCTCCCCTCGTCTTCTTGGACGACATTCAGATGCATGTGCTGCAGATAGACAAAGAGCGAAGTCAACAGGGAGGGTCCCTCATATTGTATGCTGGCTcca ACACTGGTGATGTGTACAAGATTCACTCATGGGACAGCGGCAAGAAACAGGCTATAGCTACTGTGTTCTCTCCCCTGACCAGCTATGAGGGCATCCGGGATATGAAGTTCCTG AATGATACTCTGTACATCAGCACAGACTCGTCTGTCAAACAGTTTGGTGTGGTTGTGTGCGACAAGTACAACAAGGTTGACGCCTGTCTCTATGACCCATACTGCACCTGGAAAGGCAGCATCTTCGCCGGAGTTTGTCAAGTCAGGAAACCAGG TATGAATTTATACACTCATGAGAGCATTCCAAAGCTAATGGAAGATTACTTCAAGAAAGCAGGAGAAGACATAACCGATAGAAGTG TTGGCCGTGGATTGTCCACCACTCTGCCCCATTACTATCCTTTTACCTTGGATGGAAAGAAGGTGACATGGCgacataacaaaacaaatgaggAAGTGAAGTTGGATACAAACAATATGAAGACATGTAACCAGGATCTGGTTCTGTCTCGAGCTACAGAGAAGGATGAAGGAACATACGTTGCTTATCTTGGAGACAGAAAGCTTAATACAGTGAAAGTTACATTGCTGATTT CAAACGAGGACATGGAGAATGCCTGGAAAGCTAGGTTTACAGAGTGGTGTGAAGTCTTTGATCAGGTGAAAAAATACTCTGCCAGCTGCAATCAAGGATCTTGCTAA